From one Triticum urartu cultivar G1812 chromosome 3, Tu2.1, whole genome shotgun sequence genomic stretch:
- the LOC125549499 gene encoding salicylate carboxymethyltransferase-like gives MKFLQIHCLDFSPAPSKSMASKQIVHMNHGQGEASYARNSGFQKALQNKMKPLIEAAIADLCSSNNTLFPEKLLVADLGCSTGPNALALVSFAVEAIDNHCAQLKQPPPEVCLLLNDLPENDFNSVVKSLVTLCQSNEPGIVTVGIVPGSFYKRLFTSGSLHLFCSSNSQNWLSKAPEDLTRSRIPAYDVDEHARHERVLMVLDAYAHQFKKDFSIFLELRAKELVPGGRMVVSLTGTRSNKTASKCYHLWETFAQILVAMVSEGVIDKAKYDSFYVPIYGPSNEELREIIQEEGSFSINEMHVQDFKRGVDKAHTTAKSQINMMRSAFEPIVVQHFGEVMDEFVRTAEKRWSLERSLQEEVAYPVLQLAVSLTKKAG, from the exons ATGAAGTTTCTACAGATTCACTGTCTAGACTTTAGCCCTGCTCCAAGCAAATCCATGGCCTCGAAGCAGATAGTCCATATGAATCATGGACAAGGGGAAGCTAGCTATGCTCGCAACTCTGGCTTTCAG AAAGCTCTACAAAACAAAATGAAGCCTCTAATCGAAGCAGCCATTGCTGACTTATGCAGCAGCAACAACACCTTGTTTCCCGAAAAGTTGTTGGTTGCGGACTTGGGATGCTCCACTGGACCAAATGCGCTAGCACTGGTATCATTTGCTGTCGAGGCCATTGACAATCATTGTGCTCAGCTGAAGCAGCCACCGCCAGAAGTGTGCCTTCTCCTCAATGACCTACCTGAGAATGATTTCAACTCGGTGGTGAAGAGCCTAGTCACACTCTGTCAAAGCAACGAACCTGGTATTGTGACCGTGGGGATCGTACCAGGGTCATTTTACAAGAGGCTCTTCACTAGTGGCTCCTTGCATCTTTTCTGCTCATCCAACAGCCAGAATTGGCTATCAAAG GCTCCTGAAGATCTAACAAGAAGCCGGATCCCAGCGTACGACGTTGATGAGCATGCTAGGCATGAAAGGGTTCTTATGGTCCTTGACGCTTATGCACATCAGTTTAAGAAAGATTTCTCAATTTTTTTAGAGCTGCGAGCCAAAGAATTAGTCCCAGGAGGTCGTATGGTTGTTTCCCTTACAGGGACTCGTTCTAATAAAACTGCCTCAAAATGCTATCACCTATGGGAAACCTTTGCTCAGATATTGGTTGCCATGGTCTCAGAG GGCGTGATCGACAAAGCGAAGTATGATTCTTTTTATGTTCCAATATATGGACCTTCAAACGAAGAGCTGAGGGAGATCATCCAAGAAGAGGGGTCCTTTTCGATCAATGAGATGCATGTGCAAGACTTCAAACGTGGTGTGGACAAAGCTCATACCACTGCAAAATCGCAAATAAACATGATGAGATCTGCGTTTGAGCCGATAGTTGTCCAACATTTCGGAGAAGTGATGGATGAATTTGTGAGGACAGCCGAGAAGCGCTGGAGTCTGGAGCGTAGCTTGCAGGAAGAGGTTGCTTACCCGGTGCTTCAGTTGGCTGTATCGCTTACCAAGAAGGCTGGATGA